In one Sphingobium indicum B90A genomic region, the following are encoded:
- a CDS encoding efflux RND transporter periplasmic adaptor subunit has product MNRRFSTLAATLGRSAATIVIVIAALLAAIWMWNHYERSPWTRDGRVRADVVRVTPDIGGLVTSVAVHDNQAVKAGDLLFVIDRPRYALAVEQAEARIASAKATLGQARREATRDVALGDLVAKEAHEQNVARVATAQAALAEAMSARDAAALNLKRTQVVASVNGVVTNLDLHPGDFVAAGQQAMALVDRDSLRVEGYFEETKLPLVCIGAPVTVRLMGEAQDLHGRVDSIAYGINDSSRSDSGNLLPTVEPTFSWVRLAQRIPVRVKLTHIPAEVKLIAGRTATVTIEPARKNAKPGQCRHA; this is encoded by the coding sequence ATGAACCGCCGCTTTTCAACATTGGCCGCCACGCTGGGCCGCAGCGCCGCCACCATCGTCATCGTCATCGCCGCGCTGCTGGCGGCCATATGGATGTGGAATCACTATGAGCGCAGCCCCTGGACCCGCGACGGGCGGGTGCGCGCCGATGTGGTGCGGGTGACGCCCGACATTGGCGGGCTGGTGACGTCCGTCGCCGTGCACGACAATCAGGCGGTGAAGGCGGGCGACCTGCTGTTCGTGATCGACCGGCCGCGCTATGCGCTGGCGGTGGAGCAGGCGGAGGCGCGGATCGCCAGCGCCAAGGCGACCTTGGGCCAGGCCCGGCGGGAGGCGACCCGCGACGTCGCGCTGGGCGATCTGGTGGCGAAGGAAGCGCATGAACAGAATGTCGCCCGCGTCGCCACGGCGCAGGCCGCGCTGGCCGAGGCGATGAGCGCGCGGGACGCCGCCGCCCTCAACCTGAAACGGACGCAGGTGGTGGCTTCGGTCAACGGCGTGGTCACGAACCTGGACCTGCATCCGGGCGATTTCGTCGCCGCGGGGCAGCAGGCCATGGCGCTGGTCGACCGCGACAGCCTGCGCGTCGAGGGCTATTTCGAGGAAACCAAGCTGCCGCTGGTCTGCATCGGCGCGCCGGTGACGGTCCGGCTGATGGGCGAGGCGCAGGATCTGCACGGGCGGGTCGACAGCATCGCCTATGGCATCAACGACAGCAGCCGTTCGGATTCGGGCAATCTGCTGCCGACCGTCGAGCCGACCTTCTCCTGGGTGCGCCTGGCCCAGCGCATCCCGGTGCGGGTGAAGCTGACCCACATACCGGCGGAGGTGAAGCTGATCGCCGGTCGCACCGCCACCGTGACCATCGAACCGGCGCGGAAGAACGCAAAGCCGGGACAGTGCCGCCATGCGTAA
- the pal gene encoding peptidoglycan-associated lipoprotein Pal, producing MKLSRPLLMATAIVALAACSKKPPQELPPAPGGDASAQTGGPATPSGPVKGSQEDFVASVSSDRILFDTDQYDVDAQDQQILQSQAAWLQQNPNVRVTIEGHADERGTRDYNIALGERRANAAKNYLASLGIDAGRITTVSYGKERPAALGSDEAAWAQNRRAVTVTVQY from the coding sequence ATGAAACTTTCCCGTCCCTTGCTGATGGCGACCGCCATCGTGGCTCTTGCCGCCTGCTCGAAGAAGCCGCCGCAGGAACTGCCGCCCGCGCCCGGCGGCGATGCTTCCGCGCAGACCGGCGGGCCGGCCACGCCCTCCGGCCCGGTCAAGGGCAGCCAGGAGGATTTCGTCGCCTCCGTATCGTCGGACCGCATCCTGTTCGACACCGACCAATATGATGTCGACGCGCAGGACCAGCAGATATTGCAGAGCCAGGCCGCCTGGTTGCAGCAGAACCCCAATGTCCGCGTGACCATCGAAGGGCATGCCGACGAGCGCGGCACCCGCGACTACAACATCGCGCTGGGCGAGCGCCGGGCCAATGCCGCGAAGAACTATCTCGCTTCGCTGGGCATCGACGCGGGGCGCATCACCACCGTCAGCTACGGCAAGGAACGCCCCGCCGCGCTGGGTTCGGACGAGGCCGCCTGGGCGCAGAACCGGCGCGCGGTGACGGTCACCGTCCAATATTGA
- a CDS encoding efflux transporter outer membrane subunit has translation MALALTACATAGPDYRPPEKSAATAPAAQGAFLSAQDARFSNAELPGHWWRLYDDPRLDALVEQALAANTDLRVADANLSAAQVGRTVGTSLGGGATLARPSGTAESLPGVVGYDLGLSASYPLDLNGRIRRAIEASAADVEAVAAARDYVRVGVAAATARAYAQVCAANYSLAVNRRVVALQRETLNATQRLFKGGRGTAFDVSRAQAAVDASEAGLPAFAAQRQGGLYLLATLLGRAPADYPKDVEDCTTLPMLHAALPMGDGAALIRRRPDIRQAERGIAADTARVGVATADLYPQIGIGGSLGIGGPLRSFGSGTSFGMSLGPLLSWSFPNRPVVRARIAQADAQVQADLARFDGTVLEALRQTETALESYRRHADQTAALDRARDSAGISAAQAGKLFRFGRGDFLSLLDAQRSLANAEASAAAARVQLVQDQIAIFLALGGGWS, from the coding sequence ATGGCCCTCGCGCTGACCGCCTGCGCCACCGCAGGCCCGGACTATCGCCCGCCGGAAAAATCCGCCGCAACCGCCCCCGCCGCGCAGGGCGCCTTCCTGTCGGCGCAGGACGCCCGCTTCAGCAATGCCGAACTGCCCGGCCATTGGTGGCGGCTCTATGACGATCCCCGGCTGGACGCGCTGGTCGAACAGGCGCTCGCCGCGAACACCGACCTGCGCGTGGCCGACGCCAACCTCAGCGCGGCGCAGGTCGGGCGGACCGTCGGCACCAGCCTCGGCGGCGGAGCCACTCTTGCCCGGCCCTCCGGCACGGCGGAGAGCCTGCCGGGCGTGGTCGGCTATGATCTGGGCCTTTCCGCCTCCTATCCGCTCGACCTCAACGGCCGGATCAGGCGCGCCATAGAGGCGAGCGCCGCCGATGTCGAAGCCGTGGCGGCCGCGCGCGACTATGTGCGGGTCGGCGTGGCGGCGGCGACGGCCAGGGCCTATGCGCAGGTCTGCGCCGCCAACTATTCGCTGGCCGTCAACCGCCGCGTCGTGGCCCTGCAAAGGGAAACTCTCAACGCCACCCAGCGGCTGTTCAAGGGTGGTCGCGGCACCGCCTTCGACGTCAGCCGCGCGCAGGCGGCGGTCGACGCCAGCGAGGCGGGATTGCCCGCCTTCGCGGCGCAGCGGCAGGGCGGGCTATATCTGCTGGCGACCCTGCTGGGCCGCGCCCCGGCGGATTATCCGAAGGACGTGGAGGATTGCACGACCCTCCCGATGCTGCACGCGGCCCTGCCCATGGGCGACGGCGCGGCGCTGATCCGGCGGCGGCCCGACATCCGGCAGGCGGAACGCGGCATCGCCGCCGACACCGCCCGCGTCGGCGTGGCGACGGCCGACCTCTATCCGCAGATCGGCATCGGCGGATCGCTGGGCATCGGCGGCCCGCTCAGGAGCTTCGGGTCCGGCACCAGCTTCGGCATGAGCCTGGGGCCGCTGCTGAGCTGGAGCTTCCCCAACCGCCCCGTCGTCAGGGCGCGGATCGCGCAGGCCGACGCGCAGGTGCAGGCCGATCTCGCCCGCTTCGACGGAACGGTGCTGGAGGCGTTGCGCCAGACCGAGACCGCGCTGGAAAGCTACCGCCGCCATGCCGACCAGACGGCGGCGCTCGACCGGGCGCGGGACAGCGCGGGCATCTCGGCGGCGCAGGCGGGCAAGCTGTTCCGCTTCGGACGCGGCGATTTCCTGTCCCTGCTGGACGCGCAACGCTCGCTCGCCAATGCGGAGGCGTCGGCGGCGGCGGCGCGGGTGCAACTGGTGCAGGACCAGATCGCGATCTTCCTCGCGCTTGGCGGCGGCTGGTCCTGA
- a CDS encoding MarR family winged helix-turn-helix transcriptional regulator: MSRSELKRILAHKLPQVSRQWRQLADLALAEFGVSNSAGWCLIYLDRLGPDARQADLAEELGIAQPSLVRTLDQLQAAGLVERVPNPDDRRSNRVAFTAEGKELVGQIEARLANLRRELLEGVPDTAIEILVNLLGLLERRMAERRGQC; encoded by the coding sequence ATGTCCCGATCTGAACTCAAGCGCATCCTCGCGCACAAGCTGCCCCAGGTATCGCGCCAATGGCGGCAACTGGCCGATCTGGCGCTGGCGGAATTCGGCGTGTCCAACAGCGCGGGCTGGTGCCTCATCTATCTCGACCGGCTCGGCCCGGATGCGCGGCAGGCCGACCTGGCGGAGGAATTGGGCATCGCCCAGCCCTCGCTGGTGCGCACGCTGGACCAGTTGCAGGCGGCGGGCCTTGTCGAGCGCGTGCCCAACCCCGACGATCGCCGCTCTAACCGCGTCGCCTTCACGGCGGAGGGGAAGGAACTGGTGGGCCAGATCGAGGCCCGGCTGGCCAATTTGCGGCGCGAACTGCTGGAGGGCGTGCCCGACACCGCCATCGAAATCCTCGTCAACCTGCTGGGCCTGCTGGAACGGCGCATGGCCGAACGGCGGGGGCAGTGCTGA
- the tolB gene encoding Tol-Pal system beta propeller repeat protein TolB: MIRSRRLRGLASLAAGLLLGATPALAQLSVDVTGDIDSSLKIVVPALPAQAEVSTPAGSSTELGRKIAEVIAADLKGSGLFDPSGPNGIPTIAFPEVTNPAYEKWGAYQALVQGFVRTTGGEADITVGCYLYDVALKQELTRQGYVVAPRDWRRAAHKCADAIYARLSGESPFFDSRIAYIAESGPKGNRTKRLAIMDSDGANHRFITNGQSIALTPRFSPDYKSIVYVSYLNNRVRIYVYDIGTGKQRLVTESSNATFAPRWSPDGRNILFSMAIAGNTDIYRVSSGGGAPQRLTTAPGIDVGGSYSPDGRQIVFESDRSGSQQIYVMNADGSGQRRISHGGGRYATPEWSPRGDLIAFTKISGDFKIAVMTPSGDNERILTNGWQDEQPSWSPNGRVLQFFRTTPGREGSSQVWQVDLTGVNERRIPTPLSGSDPAWGPLLP; encoded by the coding sequence ATGATCCGGTCGCGCCGCTTGCGGGGCCTCGCCTCGCTCGCGGCGGGGCTTCTTCTGGGAGCGACCCCCGCTCTGGCCCAATTGTCGGTCGACGTGACCGGGGACATCGACAGCAGCCTCAAGATCGTGGTTCCCGCGCTGCCCGCGCAGGCGGAGGTTTCCACGCCCGCCGGTTCCTCGACCGAATTGGGGCGCAAGATCGCGGAGGTGATTGCCGCCGACCTCAAGGGGTCGGGCCTGTTCGATCCTTCCGGGCCGAACGGCATCCCGACCATCGCCTTTCCCGAAGTCACCAACCCCGCCTATGAAAAATGGGGCGCCTATCAGGCGCTGGTGCAGGGTTTCGTGCGCACCACGGGGGGAGAAGCGGACATTACCGTCGGCTGCTATCTCTACGACGTGGCGTTGAAGCAGGAACTGACGCGGCAGGGCTATGTCGTCGCGCCCCGCGACTGGCGGCGGGCCGCGCATAAATGCGCCGACGCCATCTATGCGCGCCTGTCGGGCGAAAGCCCCTTCTTCGACAGCCGCATCGCCTATATCGCGGAGAGCGGACCCAAGGGGAACCGCACCAAGCGCCTGGCCATTATGGATTCGGACGGCGCAAACCACCGCTTCATCACCAATGGCCAGTCGATCGCGCTGACGCCGCGCTTCTCGCCCGATTACAAGTCGATCGTCTATGTGAGCTACCTGAACAACCGGGTGCGCATCTATGTCTACGACATCGGCACGGGCAAGCAGCGGCTGGTGACGGAGAGCAGCAATGCGACCTTCGCGCCGCGCTGGTCGCCCGACGGGCGCAACATCCTCTTTTCCATGGCCATCGCGGGCAATACCGACATCTATCGCGTATCGTCCGGCGGCGGCGCGCCGCAACGCCTGACCACCGCGCCGGGCATCGACGTCGGCGGCAGCTATTCGCCGGACGGCCGCCAGATCGTCTTCGAAAGCGACCGTTCGGGCAGCCAGCAAATCTATGTGATGAACGCCGACGGTTCGGGCCAGCGCCGGATCAGCCATGGCGGCGGCCGCTATGCGACGCCGGAATGGAGCCCGCGCGGCGACCTGATCGCCTTCACCAAGATTTCCGGCGACTTCAAGATCGCGGTGATGACCCCCAGCGGCGACAATGAGCGCATCCTGACCAATGGCTGGCAGGACGAACAGCCGAGCTGGTCGCCCAATGGCCGCGTGCTGCAATTCTTCCGCACCACGCCGGGCCGGGAGGGGAGCAGCCAGGTGTGGCAGGTCGACCTGACCGGGGTGAACGAACGGCGCATCCCGACGCCGCTCAGCGGTTCCGACCCGGCCTGGGGGCCGCTGCTGCCCTAG
- a CDS encoding DUF1656 domain-containing protein, which yields MTGEIALGGVYVPTLLLLALVALVLSWGVTRLIGAFGLYRFLAYRAAVDLSIFVLMLGALAILVPTLGIRL from the coding sequence ATGACCGGAGAAATCGCCCTGGGCGGCGTCTATGTCCCGACGCTTTTATTGTTGGCGCTGGTCGCGCTGGTCCTGAGCTGGGGGGTGACCCGGCTGATCGGCGCCTTCGGCCTCTACCGTTTCCTCGCCTATCGGGCGGCGGTCGACCTCAGCATCTTCGTGCTGATGCTGGGCGCGCTCGCCATCCTCGTCCCCACCCTTGGAATCCGCCTATGA